The Neomonachus schauinslandi chromosome 11, ASM220157v2, whole genome shotgun sequence genome contains a region encoding:
- the DCUN1D5 gene encoding DCN1-like protein 5 isoform X4, with protein sequence MCDCTEKLQNKFDFLRSQLNDISSFKNIYRYAFDFARDKDQRSLDIDTAKSMLALLLGRTWPLFSVFYQYLEQSKYRVMNKDQWYNVLEFSRTVHADLSNYDEDGAWPVLLDEFVEWQKIRQTS encoded by the exons GTGTGACTGCACAGAAAAGTTACAGAACAAATTTGACTTTTTGCGCTCACAGTTGAATGATATTTCTTCGTTTAAGAATATCTACAGATATGCCTTTGATTTTGCAAGG gATAAAGATCAGAGAAGCCTTGATATTGATACCGCTAAGTCTATGCTAGCTCTTCTGCTTGGAAGGACATGGCcattgttttcagtattttaccAGTACCTGGAG CAATCAAAGTATCGTGTTATGAACAAAGATCAGTGGTACAACGTATTAGAATTCAGCAGGACTGTCCATGCTGATCTTAGTAACTATGATGAAGATGGTGCTT GGCCTGTTCTTCTCGATGAATTTGTTGAGTGGCAAAAAATCCGTCAAACATCATAG